The Halomicronema hongdechloris C2206 genome includes a window with the following:
- the purN gene encoding phosphoribosylglycinamide formyltransferase encodes MISTSPAPVLISPPLPDPLPRPPQPTPLGILASGKGSNMVAIAEAIAQDRLQAKIQVVIYNNPGAKVADQAETLGIPAILLNHRQFDRREALEHEIVMVLRQYGVEWVAMAGWMRRVTRILLDAFPQRVLNIHPSLLPSFPGVRAVEQALKAGVKVSGCTVHYAVLAVDSGPIILQAVVPVHPDDTPQTLQARIQAQEHRIYPAAIALATAAVSKSAIV; translated from the coding sequence ATGATATCCACCTCTCCAGCCCCTGTGCTAATCTCGCCGCCGCTGCCAGACCCCCTACCTCGCCCACCACAACCAACACCACTGGGGATTTTAGCCTCTGGTAAGGGGAGTAATATGGTCGCCATCGCCGAAGCCATCGCCCAAGATCGGCTTCAGGCCAAGATTCAGGTGGTCATCTACAACAACCCAGGCGCTAAGGTGGCTGACCAAGCAGAGACATTAGGCATTCCGGCAATTTTGTTGAACCACCGCCAGTTTGATCGCCGTGAAGCCTTAGAACACGAGATTGTGATGGTATTGCGGCAATATGGCGTCGAGTGGGTAGCCATGGCCGGTTGGATGCGACGAGTCACCCGAATCCTGCTCGACGCTTTTCCCCAACGAGTACTAAATATCCATCCCAGTCTATTACCCAGTTTTCCAGGGGTGCGGGCTGTCGAACAAGCCTTAAAGGCTGGCGTCAAAGTCTCTGGGTGCACCGTCCACTATGCCGTGCTAGCCGTAGATAGTGGCCCGATCATTTTACAGGCGGTGGTGCCCGTCCACCCAGATGACACCCCCCAGACATTACAAGCCCGTATCCAGGCGCAAGAACATCGTATCTATCCCGCCGCTATTGCTTTAGCAACAGCAGCCGTGTCTAAATCAGCCATAGTTTAA